From Pseudoleptotrichia goodfellowii, a single genomic window includes:
- the gap gene encoding type I glyceraldehyde-3-phosphate dehydrogenase — protein MAVKVAINGFGRIGRLALRLMANDPEFDVVAINDLTDAAMLAHLFKYDTAQGRFDGEIQVKENAFVVNGKEIKTFADADPENLPWGQLGVDVVLECTGFFTSKEKAEKHIKAGAKKVVISAPGSGEMKTVVFNVNNNILDGSETVISAASCTTNCLAPMAKVLQDKFGIEVGSMTTIHAYTGDQNTLDAPHRKGDFRRARAAAANIVPNTTGAAKAIGLVIPELAGKLDGAAQRVPVPTGSLTELISVLNKKVTKDEVNAAMKAASNESFGYTEEPLVSSDIVGIHFGSLFDATQTKVIESGDKQLVKTVSWYDNEMSYTAQLVRTLKYFVELAK, from the coding sequence ATGGCAGTTAAAGTAGCAATTAACGGATTTGGAAGAATAGGGAGATTGGCATTAAGATTAATGGCAAATGATCCTGAATTTGATGTAGTTGCAATTAACGATTTGACAGATGCGGCTATGTTGGCACATTTGTTCAAATACGATACAGCACAAGGAAGATTTGACGGAGAAATCCAAGTTAAGGAAAATGCATTCGTAGTAAACGGAAAAGAAATTAAAACTTTCGCAGATGCAGATCCTGAAAATTTACCATGGGGACAATTAGGAGTAGATGTAGTTTTGGAATGTACAGGATTCTTCACTTCTAAAGAAAAAGCCGAAAAACATATTAAAGCAGGAGCTAAAAAAGTAGTTATATCAGCACCTGGTTCAGGAGAAATGAAAACAGTAGTATTTAATGTGAATAACAATATTTTGGACGGTTCAGAAACAGTAATTTCTGCTGCTTCTTGTACAACTAACTGTTTAGCACCTATGGCTAAAGTTTTACAAGATAAATTCGGAATTGAAGTAGGATCAATGACTACTATCCACGCTTACACAGGAGATCAAAATACATTGGATGCACCTCACAGAAAAGGTGACTTCAGAAGAGCAAGAGCTGCCGCTGCAAATATAGTACCTAATACTACAGGAGCTGCAAAAGCTATAGGATTGGTTATACCTGAATTAGCAGGAAAATTGGACGGAGCTGCTCAAAGAGTACCTGTTCCTACAGGATCATTAACTGAATTAATTTCAGTTTTAAACAAAAAAGTTACTAAAGACGAAGTTAATGCAGCTATGAAAGCAGCATCTAACGAATCATTCGGATATACTGAAGAACCTCTAGTATCTTCTGATATAGTTGGAATCCATTTCGGTTCATTGTTTGACGCAACTCAGACAAAAGTTATCGAAAGCGGAGACAAACAATTAGTTAAAACAGTTTCATGGTATGACAATGAAATGTCTTACACTGCTCAATTAGTAAGAACATTGAAATACTTTGTTGAATTGGCAAAATAA
- a CDS encoding AMP-binding protein has translation MTIADKIKELKDRHPYKTALVDLKTGDKANFNHMDVKSDKICTYLENKGFKKGDKIVVFVPIGVEFYIILLAIFKMGLQAVFIDPYADTEHINKCCEMISPEGIIGSGKTILKGFFLKGIRKIGKKINYNKMLEQSESLPPMKKRKPKKYEREEEHINENTPALISFTSGSTGFPKIIMRTHGFLMGQHKVLEKNLKFEKETSIYSSFPIFLLSHMATGATVFIPDIDMSSPMEANPKEVTEQIKKNNIQNIILPPVILENIVNYVEKNNMTLKNVQTVYTGGAPVFPKLMQKIDKIFENVKVRALYGASEAEPISILNYEDITEEDIENMKNGYGLLVGRKVDEIDLKIEEISEKADEKMNESENEGFEKKSEAENKKSENKEDKNTGIKGEILVKGENVLKGYLNIPESPDKKWHKTGDTGYINEKGQLVLLGRVKGRIRINDNIYYPFSIETAFSFCEALKKSILTSKDDKLYLITERNPDFEGNLEENEEIKKLKEKFGIFKIVEDEIPVDKRHNSKTDYKKLEELKEKL, from the coding sequence ATGACAATAGCTGACAAGATTAAAGAGTTAAAAGACAGACATCCTTATAAAACTGCACTAGTAGACTTGAAAACAGGAGATAAAGCCAACTTTAACCATATGGATGTAAAATCCGATAAAATATGTACTTATTTGGAGAATAAAGGCTTTAAAAAAGGGGATAAAATAGTCGTTTTTGTGCCGATAGGAGTGGAGTTTTATATAATTTTACTGGCAATATTCAAAATGGGGTTACAGGCGGTGTTTATAGATCCTTATGCCGATACCGAACATATAAACAAATGTTGTGAGATGATTTCTCCCGAAGGAATAATAGGGAGTGGAAAAACTATTTTAAAAGGATTTTTCCTGAAAGGAATAAGAAAAATCGGGAAAAAGATAAATTATAATAAAATGCTTGAGCAGTCTGAAAGCCTGCCTCCGATGAAAAAGAGAAAGCCTAAAAAGTACGAAAGAGAAGAAGAACATATCAATGAAAATACACCCGCTCTGATAAGTTTTACGAGCGGAAGTACAGGGTTTCCTAAAATCATCATGAGAACTCACGGATTTTTAATGGGACAGCATAAAGTTCTTGAGAAAAATTTGAAATTTGAAAAAGAAACGTCGATTTATTCGTCATTTCCTATTTTTCTGCTGTCTCATATGGCGACAGGAGCGACTGTCTTTATTCCTGATATAGATATGAGTTCGCCTATGGAAGCAAATCCGAAAGAAGTAACGGAACAAATTAAGAAAAACAATATACAGAATATAATATTACCGCCTGTAATATTGGAAAATATTGTAAATTATGTAGAAAAAAATAATATGACATTGAAAAATGTTCAGACTGTATATACAGGAGGAGCACCTGTCTTTCCGAAACTTATGCAGAAAATAGACAAAATCTTTGAAAATGTCAAAGTAAGAGCATTGTACGGTGCGTCAGAAGCCGAGCCTATTTCAATACTGAACTACGAGGATATAACCGAAGAAGATATTGAAAATATGAAAAACGGCTACGGGCTTTTAGTCGGAAGAAAAGTGGATGAAATTGACCTAAAAATAGAAGAAATTTCTGAAAAAGCTGATGAAAAAATGAATGAATCAGAAAACGAAGGCTTTGAGAAAAAAAGTGAAGCAGAAAATAAAAAGTCGGAAAATAAAGAAGATAAAAATACGGGAATTAAAGGAGAAATACTTGTAAAAGGGGAAAATGTGCTGAAAGGTTATTTGAATATTCCCGAAAGCCCTGATAAAAAATGGCATAAAACAGGAGATACGGGCTATATTAATGAAAAAGGACAGCTTGTACTGCTGGGAAGAGTTAAAGGAAGAATAAGAATAAACGATAATATTTACTATCCTTTCAGCATAGAAACGGCATTTTCTTTCTGTGAGGCTTTAAAAAAATCGATTTTGACTTCAAAAGATGATAAACTTTATCTGATTACCGAGAGAAATCCTGATTTTGAAGGAAATTTGGAAGAAAATGAAGAAATTAAAAAATTAAAAGAGAAATTCGGGATATTTAAAATCGTGGAGGATGAAATACCTGTAGATAAAAGGCACAACAGTAAAACTGATTATAAAAAATTGGAAGAATTGAAAGAAAAACTCTAA
- a CDS encoding two-partner secretion domain-containing protein: MKKSRAFEGLSEYFKNRILQKIIAFVMLLFFNFNIFADIVPDPVSIGTRVTKTASGVDQIDIAAPNKNGTSYNSLKELQVSEQGLILNNNKNVVINTQIAGLVVRNRNLDNGPEANLIITEVTGKNKTNINGIVEVAGKRADLVMANRNGIFVNGGGF, encoded by the coding sequence GTGAAAAAGAGTAGAGCTTTTGAAGGACTGAGTGAATATTTCAAAAACAGAATCTTACAAAAAATAATAGCTTTTGTAATGTTACTGTTTTTTAATTTTAATATATTCGCTGACATCGTGCCTGACCCTGTCAGTATAGGGACAAGGGTAACAAAAACTGCTTCAGGGGTGGATCAGATAGATATAGCAGCACCTAATAAGAACGGCACAAGTTATAACTCTCTGAAAGAATTACAGGTAAGTGAACAGGGACTAATCTTAAACAATAATAAAAATGTAGTCATAAATACACAAATCGCAGGACTGGTAGTAAGAAACAGAAATCTTGATAACGGACCTGAAGCAAATCTCATAATAACAGAGGTTACAGGGAAGAATAAAACAAACATAAACGGAATAGTGGAAGTGGCAGGAAAAAGAGCAGACCTCGTTATGGCAAATAGGAACGGAATATTTGTTAATGGCGGGGGTTTTTAA
- a CDS encoding UbiA family prenyltransferase, protein MNNKIMVTERIKNFKIYLDERFPARKNSFFVLMFTLSAYVYTGFLYNMKILGMTGNDPDRIPMPLHKVIPLFIIILMFFFQLRLTDEFKDYEEDLKYRPYRPVQRGIITLKTLRNIGIVTVIMQIISAFLINPKILIYMSFVWIYMFLMAKEFFIKEWLTKRIVIYALSHVVIMIFINLVIIKAAGFIMTSHEMTDLSVFEIYRGIIPFLMLGYLNGMVLEIGRKTRKSDEEEHGVETYSKLWGRKKVVYILCGLYILDYILVMLGLLQTNEKYFLLGMTVLTIVLAVSVYFMIKFLKKDLSGKVPENVSGLWILFSCLTTGLFQYTVFYIFSLLKS, encoded by the coding sequence GTGAATAACAAAATAATGGTAACTGAAAGAATAAAAAATTTTAAAATATATTTGGACGAAAGATTTCCTGCAAGAAAAAATTCTTTTTTCGTACTTATGTTTACTCTGTCGGCATACGTTTATACAGGGTTTCTTTATAATATGAAAATTTTAGGAATGACAGGAAATGATCCTGACAGGATTCCAATGCCTTTACACAAAGTAATTCCTTTATTTATAATTATTCTGATGTTTTTCTTTCAGTTAAGACTGACCGATGAATTTAAAGATTATGAAGAAGACTTGAAATATAGACCTTACAGACCTGTACAGCGGGGTATAATAACACTGAAAACATTGAGAAATATAGGAATAGTAACTGTCATTATGCAAATAATATCGGCATTTTTAATAAATCCGAAAATATTGATTTATATGAGTTTTGTCTGGATCTATATGTTTTTAATGGCAAAAGAGTTCTTTATAAAAGAGTGGCTTACGAAAAGAATTGTAATTTATGCTCTTTCCCACGTAGTAATAATGATATTTATAAATCTCGTTATTATTAAGGCTGCAGGATTTATAATGACATCACACGAAATGACTGATTTGTCGGTTTTTGAAATTTATAGAGGAATAATACCGTTTCTAATGCTCGGATATTTAAACGGAATGGTTCTCGAAATAGGAAGAAAAACGAGAAAATCTGATGAAGAAGAACACGGTGTGGAAACATACAGCAAACTTTGGGGCAGAAAAAAAGTGGTGTATATTTTGTGCGGACTTTATATTTTGGACTATATTCTCGTTATGCTCGGATTATTACAGACAAATGAAAAGTATTTTCTCTTGGGAATGACGGTATTGACTATAGTTTTAGCGGTATCAGTATATTTTATGATAAAATTTTTAAAAAAAGATTTATCGGGAAAAGTTCCCGAAAATGTGTCGGGACTCTGGATTTTGTTTTCATGTCTGACAACAGGACTGTTTCAATATACAGTTTTTTACATATTCAGTCTATTGAAAAGTTAA
- a CDS encoding PEP/pyruvate-binding domain-containing protein: MKYIQEMKSYRGNSGIFEEKTGKKAQNLLELANQGFNVPNFSVIDNRYFKEVIFKEIQDSNRNKGILGEIKDWKSIFGENTEEKIENIIKIIKEHKPQKEFLEEIEKVIGKDEYYAVRSSSVEEDSDNFSFAGQFETFLYVRKENIIEKIKEVWLSSFSSHVMKYRKEGNINNEINVPAVIIQEMVNSEKAGVAFSVNPVNGNTDEIVISGTYGLGTSIVDGDENGDLYIYNKNTREIKKEIKTKKIRQTLDFENKKIKTEEINIDDEILNEKEVEELGENIINIEKCYGRPQDIEWAYEKGELYILQSRPITTLKKDTDNISNIIIWDNSNIVESYPGISLPLTFSFIRTAYSGVYKRFSEITGVPSKVVESYQVVYDNMLGLLKGRVYYNLINWYKLLLLFPNAKNNSKFMEQMMGVKKELSQENLSENLLQANEKMSFLEKNVNKIQKLKAGLAIFFNMFLIEKKAEKFYKIINENLNNEKINLSDMNITELKKYYRFLENKFLKNWEIPIINDFLVMIWFGISKKIAEKYIKENADEVHNILIAQEGQQMISVEPSKYIEKLSEMLRKNEILKDEVKSIIENAEKEKKTETGEKILFGNLYNISSLTKNSEFNRVLNEYMEKFGDRTVQELKLESLTLKEEPLFFIKMIYSLSGVKSEQEHSKRNIADEQKKIYDGLKIGFVKKYILKKSVFYAKKFIRLRENLRYERTKVFGTVRKIMKQIGIYLKEDNITENERDIFYLTIEEVFGLMDGAVIDVNLKELVKLRKEEYKKYEEGIILPDRFLTKGFLGEDFYYEDLSAAAQNNEELKGTGCSKGIVKGKVKVVLDLVNDEVKEGDIVVTKSTDPSWVMVFPLLKGLIVEKGSLLSHSAIISREMNIPAIVGVQGATGLLKTGDYIQFDGSTGIIKKLEEV; encoded by the coding sequence ATGAAATATATTCAGGAAATGAAAAGTTACAGAGGGAACAGCGGAATATTTGAAGAAAAAACAGGAAAGAAAGCTCAAAATCTTTTGGAATTGGCAAATCAGGGATTTAATGTTCCTAATTTTTCGGTAATTGACAACAGATATTTTAAAGAAGTGATATTTAAAGAGATACAGGACAGTAATCGGAATAAAGGCATTCTTGGAGAAATAAAGGACTGGAAAAGTATTTTCGGTGAAAATACCGAAGAAAAAATAGAAAATATAATAAAAATCATAAAAGAACATAAACCTCAAAAGGAATTTCTCGAAGAAATAGAAAAAGTGATCGGAAAAGACGAATATTATGCTGTAAGATCATCTTCTGTGGAAGAAGACAGTGATAATTTTTCTTTTGCAGGGCAGTTTGAAACATTTTTATACGTAAGAAAAGAAAATATAATCGAAAAAATAAAGGAAGTTTGGCTTTCGTCCTTTTCTTCCCACGTAATGAAATACAGAAAAGAAGGAAATATAAACAACGAAATAAATGTTCCTGCAGTTATTATACAGGAAATGGTAAATTCTGAAAAGGCGGGAGTGGCTTTCAGCGTAAATCCTGTAAACGGAAATACCGACGAAATTGTCATCTCGGGAACTTACGGCTTGGGAACGAGTATAGTTGACGGAGATGAAAACGGAGATTTGTATATTTACAATAAAAATACGCGGGAGATAAAAAAGGAAATAAAAACAAAAAAGATAAGACAGACTCTCGATTTTGAAAATAAGAAAATAAAAACAGAAGAAATAAATATAGATGACGAAATTTTAAACGAAAAAGAAGTGGAGGAACTTGGAGAAAATATTATAAATATAGAAAAATGTTACGGAAGACCCCAGGATATAGAGTGGGCTTATGAAAAAGGAGAACTTTATATATTACAGTCAAGACCCATTACAACATTAAAAAAAGATACGGATAATATATCTAATATTATAATATGGGATAACAGTAATATTGTAGAAAGTTATCCGGGTATCAGCCTTCCGCTTACGTTCAGTTTTATAAGAACGGCATATTCGGGAGTTTATAAAAGATTTTCCGAGATTACGGGAGTACCGTCTAAAGTTGTGGAAAGCTATCAGGTCGTTTACGATAATATGTTAGGGCTTTTAAAAGGAAGAGTTTATTATAACCTGATAAACTGGTATAAACTGCTTTTATTGTTTCCTAATGCCAAAAATAACAGTAAATTTATGGAACAGATGATGGGAGTGAAGAAAGAACTGTCTCAGGAAAATTTGAGTGAAAATCTGTTACAGGCAAACGAAAAAATGTCTTTTTTGGAGAAAAATGTAAATAAAATTCAAAAATTGAAAGCGGGACTTGCGATATTTTTTAATATGTTTCTGATAGAGAAAAAAGCGGAAAAATTTTATAAAATCATAAATGAAAACCTGAATAATGAAAAAATAAATTTAAGTGATATGAATATAACGGAACTTAAAAAATATTACAGGTTTTTGGAAAATAAGTTTTTGAAAAACTGGGAAATACCTATTATAAATGATTTTCTTGTGATGATATGGTTCGGGATCTCAAAAAAAATCGCAGAAAAGTATATAAAAGAAAATGCGGATGAAGTGCATAATATACTTATCGCTCAGGAAGGACAGCAAATGATAAGTGTGGAGCCTTCAAAATACATTGAAAAATTGAGTGAAATGCTGAGAAAAAATGAGATATTGAAAGATGAAGTGAAGTCAATAATAGAAAATGCGGAAAAAGAGAAAAAAACCGAAACAGGAGAAAAAATTTTATTCGGAAATCTTTACAATATTTCGTCTTTAACAAAAAACAGCGAATTTAACAGAGTTTTAAATGAATATATGGAAAAATTCGGAGACAGAACAGTTCAGGAGCTGAAATTAGAGTCGCTTACATTAAAAGAAGAACCGCTGTTTTTTATAAAAATGATATATTCTCTTTCGGGAGTAAAAAGTGAACAGGAACATAGTAAAAGAAATATAGCCGATGAGCAGAAAAAAATATACGACGGACTGAAAATAGGATTTGTAAAGAAATATATACTGAAAAAGTCTGTATTTTATGCGAAAAAATTTATAAGATTAAGGGAAAATCTGCGGTATGAACGGACAAAAGTGTTCGGTACTGTAAGAAAAATTATGAAACAAATCGGAATATATTTAAAAGAAGATAACATTACAGAAAATGAAAGAGATATATTTTATCTTACGATAGAAGAAGTATTCGGACTGATGGACGGGGCAGTCATAGACGTAAATCTGAAAGAGCTTGTAAAATTAAGAAAAGAAGAATATAAGAAATATGAAGAGGGAATTATACTGCCTGACAGATTTTTGACTAAGGGATTTTTAGGAGAAGATTTTTACTACGAAGATTTATCGGCAGCCGCTCAGAATAACGAGGAACTGAAAGGGACGGGCTGCAGCAAAGGAATAGTAAAAGGAAAAGTCAAAGTCGTTTTGGACCTTGTAAATGACGAAGTGAAAGAAGGGGATATTGTAGTGACAAAATCTACGGATCCGAGCTGGGTTATGGTATTTCCTCTGTTAAAAGGGCTTATCGTGGAAAAAGGAAGTCTTTTGTCTCACAGTGCGATTATTTCACGTGAAATGAATATACCTGCAATAGTGGGAGTACAGGGTGCAACGGGCCTTTTAAAAACGGGAGATTACATTCAGTTTGACGGAAGTACAGGAATAATAAAAAAATTGGAGGAAGTATAA
- a CDS encoding GNAT family N-acetyltransferase: MKMKRYVIMKDNQTENTVLEKYIAENNISEEEIQKIKIERPSEITVFYSESGETEGNLYLWHNRPDYNGKKTSYIGNVTVNEAFREKGSEILEEIFKQLKNEKVQVIIGPLNGTTWNTYRYVTEKGERPKFLMEPWNEDYYPDLFEKTGFVSLAGYISSISENMKKSENIKRKMEKIKKFDFYNDIKVESIENKDLNEVLNDVYDLTIEAFKNNFLYTELDREIFLKMYMSYKDKLVKQFFKLVYLKEELVGYVFGIPDYAELYYKKKVDTVILKTIAVAPKYNGKGIGYILIDEFIKEVQNNGYSNIIYALMHESNVSKNTGLLLGEKLREYTLFIKEL, encoded by the coding sequence ATGAAAATGAAAAGATACGTAATAATGAAAGATAATCAGACTGAAAATACCGTTTTGGAAAAATACATTGCGGAAAATAATATTTCTGAAGAAGAAATTCAAAAAATAAAAATAGAAAGACCGTCAGAAATAACAGTTTTTTACAGTGAATCTGGAGAAACTGAGGGAAATCTTTATTTATGGCATAACAGACCTGATTATAATGGAAAAAAAACGTCATATATAGGAAATGTAACTGTAAATGAGGCGTTTCGTGAAAAAGGCAGTGAAATTTTGGAAGAGATTTTTAAACAGTTGAAAAATGAAAAAGTTCAGGTAATAATAGGGCCTTTAAACGGAACGACATGGAATACTTACAGGTATGTAACGGAAAAAGGAGAAAGACCGAAGTTTTTAATGGAGCCATGGAACGAGGATTATTATCCTGATTTATTTGAAAAGACGGGATTTGTTTCTCTTGCCGGATATATTTCTTCAATATCCGAAAATATGAAAAAAAGTGAAAATATAAAAAGAAAAATGGAAAAGATAAAAAAGTTCGATTTTTATAACGATATAAAAGTTGAAAGTATTGAAAATAAAGATTTAAACGAAGTTTTAAATGATGTGTACGATTTGACAATAGAAGCTTTTAAAAACAATTTTTTGTATACGGAACTTGACAGAGAAATATTTTTGAAAATGTATATGAGCTATAAAGACAAGCTTGTAAAGCAGTTTTTTAAACTGGTATATTTAAAAGAGGAACTTGTCGGATATGTATTCGGAATACCTGATTATGCCGAACTTTACTATAAGAAAAAAGTTGACACCGTAATACTGAAAACGATAGCAGTAGCACCGAAATATAACGGAAAAGGTATCGGATATATTTTAATAGACGAATTTATAAAAGAAGTTCAAAATAACGGTTACAGTAATATAATATACGCATTGATGCATGAAAGCAACGTGTCGAAAAATACAGGATTATTACTTGGGGAGAAACTGCGGGAATACACTTTATTTATAAAAGAATTGTAA
- a CDS encoding two-partner secretion domain-containing protein: MTDLELLGKTIDIAGVIKASRETRVMVSAGGQTYQYKTKEVKSKGETYSGIAVDGKAAGSMYAGKIDIISNDKGAGVNTKGDLVSVDDVVLTANGDITTNKVNAGKKVVYKTPKKVRIKGETTSGKKVQIKAKETEIDAKVITGYLEEALGEKSI; encoded by the coding sequence TTGACAGATCTTGAATTATTGGGGAAAACGATAGATATAGCGGGAGTAATAAAAGCATCAAGAGAAACAAGAGTAATGGTATCGGCAGGAGGACAGACATACCAGTATAAGACAAAAGAAGTAAAAAGTAAAGGTGAAACATACAGCGGAATAGCAGTAGACGGAAAAGCAGCAGGAAGTATGTATGCAGGAAAAATAGATATAATATCAAATGATAAGGGAGCAGGAGTAAATACAAAAGGGGACTTGGTAAGTGTAGATGATGTAGTATTGACAGCAAACGGAGATATAACAACAAACAAAGTAAATGCAGGAAAGAAAGTAGTATATAAAACACCGAAGAAAGTAAGAATAAAAGGAGAAACAACATCAGGAAAGAAAGTACAGATAAAAGCAAAAGAAACAGAAATAGATGCAAAAGTGATAACTGGATATTTGGAAGAAGCATTAGGAGAAAAAAGCATTTGA
- a CDS encoding DUF3419 family protein has product MKSEVRENKVDFSLIRYSQCWEDTEVLLEGLDIKENDVCLGILSAGDNVFSMLTKNPSKIIALDISFPQIALVRLKIEVFKEFSYEKMLEFIGVKKSDKRAEMYEKIRGNLEEKVREYWDFNKEAVQSGVIHTGKFEKFFSLFRKRILPFVHSKKQVEEFLSEKSEAERTEYYNKKWNNFRWKMMFKLFFLNYIVGKFGRDKEFFKYVEKDISKVMTERSRYASCELSPYENPYLNYILTGNYRSDCLPYVLREENFEKIRENIHKIEIVQNSMEEYLDGTDLKINKFNLSDIFEYMSLGNYEKLMEKIYEKSADEAKLVYWNLVVERNTGLIKGGKEKRFERSEMIDKKLHKKDKTFFYTDFVVEKVIKNGNS; this is encoded by the coding sequence GTGAAAAGTGAAGTCAGAGAAAATAAGGTTGATTTTTCATTAATAAGGTACTCGCAATGTTGGGAGGACACGGAAGTTTTGCTGGAAGGACTTGACATAAAGGAAAATGATGTGTGTCTGGGTATTCTTTCGGCAGGGGATAATGTATTTTCCATGCTTACAAAAAATCCTTCAAAAATAATAGCCCTTGATATAAGTTTTCCCCAGATTGCTCTTGTGAGACTGAAAATAGAAGTATTTAAAGAGTTTTCTTATGAAAAAATGCTCGAATTTATCGGAGTAAAAAAATCGGATAAAAGAGCTGAAATGTATGAAAAAATAAGAGGGAATCTCGAAGAAAAAGTCAGAGAATACTGGGATTTTAACAAAGAAGCCGTTCAAAGCGGAGTTATCCATACGGGAAAATTCGAGAAATTTTTCAGCCTTTTCAGAAAAAGAATATTGCCTTTTGTTCACTCAAAAAAGCAAGTGGAGGAATTTCTTTCTGAAAAATCCGAGGCGGAAAGAACCGAATATTATAATAAAAAATGGAATAATTTCAGATGGAAAATGATGTTCAAACTGTTTTTTTTAAATTATATTGTAGGAAAATTCGGAAGAGATAAAGAATTTTTTAAATATGTGGAAAAAGATATTTCAAAAGTAATGACCGAAAGAAGCAGGTACGCCTCGTGTGAACTTTCTCCTTATGAAAATCCTTATCTTAACTATATTCTTACAGGGAATTACCGTTCGGACTGTCTGCCTTATGTTTTAAGAGAGGAAAACTTTGAAAAAATAAGGGAGAATATTCATAAAATAGAAATTGTACAAAATTCTATGGAAGAATATCTGGACGGAACAGATTTGAAAATAAATAAATTTAATTTAAGTGATATTTTTGAATATATGTCTTTGGGAAATTATGAAAAATTAATGGAAAAGATTTATGAGAAATCCGCTGATGAAGCAAAACTGGTATACTGGAATCTGGTTGTGGAAAGAAATACAGGACTTATAAAAGGCGGAAAAGAAAAAAGATTTGAACGCTCGGAAATGATTGATAAAAAGCTTCACAAAAAAGATAAAACGTTTTTTTATACTGATTTTGTTGTGGAAAAGGTGATAAAAAATGGAAATAGTTAA
- a CDS encoding diacylglycerol/polyprenol kinase family protein gives MEIVKMIVVLIIFMLFFLLLNKLEKSEKLNSELIRKILHIGSGFGGLTLPFLFKRKISVIVLGVIFLILLIGIRIIKNKITGLKQVIETKNRKTLGDIYFIMSILGLWIVSSDNKVTYALPLVILMFSDAFAALIGEFYSKFKFDTGFGTKSVEGSVVFFLTTYFVCINFFLVFSDLKNINIVLLSLLLSILTMILEVISWNGLDNLFVPFFVYLFLKLNTNLGTKELVHKFWVIVVLFIIIILNRKKTTLTRIAQTGSLFFLYLVMIIGGIKWLIPPLIMYLGYYHFTPKVEGQVKDSLKGLLAIAFSTFVWLALATILDKERLYLVYIFSFSLHFGLINLIRDNAGNVNRETFRMRFLAGSTGKALLFFGCNYLFLSMIRDFKMLAGVIILLIGGIFLYETSMKIYYIIEKEKELSGESKVFIASGTVFLCSLLLTGIGML, from the coding sequence ATGGAAATAGTTAAGATGATAGTTGTTTTAATAATTTTCATGCTGTTTTTTCTGCTATTGAATAAACTCGAAAAAAGTGAAAAACTTAATTCGGAACTTATAAGAAAAATACTTCATATAGGCTCGGGATTCGGAGGATTGACACTGCCTTTTCTTTTTAAAAGAAAAATCTCTGTTATAGTGTTGGGAGTAATATTTCTTATACTGCTTATAGGCATAAGAATAATAAAGAATAAAATAACGGGACTTAAACAGGTAATAGAAACAAAAAACAGGAAAACACTGGGAGATATATATTTTATCATGAGTATACTCGGCTTGTGGATAGTATCAAGCGATAATAAAGTAACGTATGCACTGCCTTTGGTAATACTTATGTTTTCCGATGCTTTTGCTGCATTAATAGGAGAATTTTACAGTAAATTCAAGTTTGATACGGGGTTCGGAACAAAGTCCGTTGAAGGTTCGGTAGTATTTTTTCTGACAACATACTTTGTCTGTATTAATTTCTTTCTTGTTTTCAGTGATTTGAAAAATATAAATATTGTCCTGTTATCATTGCTTTTAAGTATACTGACTATGATTCTCGAAGTCATTTCATGGAACGGACTTGATAATCTTTTTGTACCTTTTTTCGTATATCTGTTTTTGAAACTGAATACAAATCTCGGTACAAAAGAGCTTGTGCATAAGTTTTGGGTAATTGTTGTGTTATTTATAATTATTATACTTAATCGAAAAAAAACCACGCTTACAAGAATTGCTCAGACAGGAAGTCTGTTTTTTCTCTATCTTGTTATGATAATAGGGGGTATAAAATGGCTTATTCCGCCATTGATAATGTATCTCGGATACTATCATTTTACGCCGAAAGTCGAAGGGCAGGTAAAAGATTCGCTGAAAGGACTTCTTGCCATAGCTTTTTCCACGTTTGTATGGCTCGCATTGGCAACAATACTGGATAAAGAGAGGTTATATCTGGTGTATATTTTCTCGTTTTCTTTACATTTCGGGCTTATAAATCTTATAAGGGACAATGCCGGAAATGTAAACAGAGAAACGTTCAGAATGAGATTTTTAGCAGGAAGTACAGGAAAAGCACTGTTATTTTTCGGATGTAATTACTTATTTTTATCAATGATTCGGGATTTTAAAATGCTCGCAGGAGTTATAATTCTCCTGATCGGAGGAATATTTTTATACGAAACTTCGATGAAAATATATTATATTATCGAAAAAGAAAAGGAATTAAGCGGAGAAAGTAAGGTGTTTATAGCATCGGGAACAGTATTTTTATGCTCGTTGCTGCTCACAGGAATAGGAATGTTGTAA